The Marinobacter halotolerans genome includes a window with the following:
- the argH gene encoding argininosuccinate lyase has protein sequence MTDQNKSAEKPWGGRFTEPTDAFVERFTASVGFDQRLYHHDITGSVAHATMLARVGVLTDEERDTIIEGLKGVREDIEAGRFQWSVSLEDVHMNIEARLTDRIGITGKKLHTGRSRNDQVATDIRLYLRDEIDVIAEELNRLQSGLLDLAEREAATIMPGFTHLQTAQPVTFGHHLLAWYEMLVRDAERLQDCRKRVNVMPLGAAALAGTTYPIDRSITAGLLGFDRPSENSLDSVSDRDFAIEFCSFAALLMTHLSRFSEELVLWTSAQFDFIDLPDRFCTGSSIMPQKKNPDVPELVRGKTGRVNGHLVSLLTLMKSQPLAYNKDNQEDKEPLFDTVDTVKGCLKAYADMIPAIEAKADNMRVAAKRGFSTATDLADYLVKKGVAFRDAHEIVGKAVAFGVAEGRDLSEMTTDELARFSDVIGEDVFDVLTLDGSVQARNHLGGTAPEQVLAAVARARKGR, from the coding sequence ATGACGGATCAGAACAAGAGCGCCGAGAAACCCTGGGGCGGTCGATTCACAGAACCCACCGATGCTTTCGTTGAGCGTTTCACAGCCTCCGTGGGCTTTGACCAGCGGCTTTACCATCACGACATTACCGGCTCTGTTGCCCATGCCACCATGCTGGCCCGGGTGGGTGTGCTGACGGATGAGGAGCGTGACACCATCATTGAAGGTCTTAAGGGCGTCAGGGAAGACATCGAGGCGGGCCGGTTCCAGTGGTCTGTCAGTCTGGAAGACGTCCACATGAACATCGAGGCACGCCTGACCGACCGCATCGGTATCACCGGCAAGAAACTCCACACCGGGCGCAGCCGCAATGACCAGGTAGCCACGGATATCCGCCTGTACCTGCGGGACGAGATCGACGTGATCGCTGAGGAATTGAATCGCCTGCAAAGCGGCCTGCTGGATCTGGCGGAGCGGGAAGCAGCCACCATCATGCCCGGTTTTACCCACCTGCAGACTGCCCAGCCGGTCACCTTCGGCCACCATCTGCTGGCCTGGTATGAAATGTTGGTGCGCGATGCCGAGCGCCTGCAGGACTGCCGCAAGCGGGTGAACGTGATGCCGCTGGGTGCGGCGGCGCTGGCTGGCACCACCTATCCGATTGACCGTAGCATTACTGCCGGACTGCTGGGCTTTGACCGGCCCAGCGAGAATTCGCTGGATTCCGTCAGCGACCGGGATTTTGCCATTGAGTTCTGCAGCTTTGCCGCCCTTTTGATGACCCACCTGTCGCGCTTCAGCGAGGAACTGGTGCTGTGGACATCGGCCCAGTTCGATTTTATCGACCTGCCGGATCGCTTCTGCACCGGCTCCTCCATCATGCCCCAGAAAAAGAACCCGGATGTGCCGGAGCTGGTGCGTGGCAAGACTGGCCGGGTGAACGGCCACCTGGTCAGCCTGCTGACCCTGATGAAAAGCCAGCCTCTGGCCTACAACAAGGACAATCAGGAAGACAAGGAGCCGCTGTTCGATACTGTGGATACCGTCAAGGGCTGCCTCAAGGCCTACGCCGACATGATTCCCGCCATTGAAGCGAAAGCCGATAACATGCGCGTGGCCGCCAAGCGGGGCTTCTCGACGGCAACCGACCTGGCCGATTACCTGGTCAAGAAAGGCGTGGCCTTCCGGGACGCGCACGAGATTGTGGGCAAGGCGGTGGCCTTTGGTGTGGCCGAAGGCCGGGACCTGTCGGAAATGACCACAGACGAGTTGGCGCGATTCTCCGATGTCATCGGCGAGGACGTGTTTGACGTGCTGACGCTGGACGGCTCGGTGCAGGCCCGCAATCACCTGGGCGGCACGGCGCCCGAGCAGGTGCTCGCGGCCGTGGCCCGGGCCCGAAAGGGGCGATAG
- a CDS encoding EAL domain-containing protein, with product MKEFFIRRNPSEKSPDSERRTLIRVNDDGEIVSADSHSDSVLGYESGELEGKKVQKILAARQDDPFAPAHRQKLENGESVLITFRHKEGFFFTAALGLSVNINDSDQAASAQISQRNHTPIDHRLMRLAESSAGFGVWELDILSNEVTWTEGLYHLLELRPGSRITPEQAMFYCQESQSRIRASIRRCIRTGQPFSIPVALATARQNIRRVRLTGRALKSGDRVKSVGGTMVDRTHEYHRVLDREQADRLLNATISATDDLVLAVDRDLNFLRFNQPFGHKFQQIFNKTPKPGDNLSTLLADFPNERRLSERLWRRAFERDGYVVELPLSANNERLPLYEIHYQRLENGNGEVTGAVQVARDISDRVQHATSGEHHLEHDPTTGLMNRKAFLCRLKRSLQQKARRDGADSLLYLDLDSFENFNEMAGQGVGDRYLRELASNLGVKVRQRDALARLSGNTFALLIENCPDARARKIADDILEMIRNFVFSWQGSQLQTTASGGLLFMGGSTPSDPEQLLTQAADLCHTAKTSGRNRIHAAPALQQDMDEGTTNRLVERIQKALEQNGLILEYQAMRPVASVTWGDHIEILARIPGDGEPALQPHQFLPVAERFDLSKRLDRQVIRETLAWLGRQRLLEPRLKYCGFNLSLASVLDDRFADFMAEVLKGSPYAPEVFCLEIREDHATQYPDEVAVLCDTLHSVGCRVALEGAGASVESYRLAARLPVDIIKLDHKIMEHLNDDPVQQVMVEALHKIAEAAGKATVATFIEDDDTLRKVRTLGVHYGQGFRLSRPRPLEELKPAEVALTTGKIGG from the coding sequence GTGAAAGAATTTTTTATTCGTCGCAACCCCTCAGAGAAGTCACCGGACAGCGAACGCCGGACCCTGATCCGGGTAAACGACGACGGCGAGATTGTCTCGGCGGACAGCCATAGCGACAGCGTTCTGGGGTACGAAAGCGGCGAACTGGAGGGCAAAAAAGTCCAGAAGATTCTGGCTGCGCGGCAGGACGACCCCTTCGCTCCCGCCCACCGCCAGAAGCTGGAAAATGGCGAGTCAGTGCTGATCACCTTCCGCCACAAGGAAGGCTTTTTCTTCACCGCCGCCCTCGGCCTGAGCGTCAATATCAACGATTCCGACCAGGCCGCCAGCGCGCAGATCAGCCAGCGCAACCATACCCCGATCGACCATCGTCTGATGCGCCTGGCCGAGAGCTCCGCCGGCTTTGGCGTCTGGGAGCTGGACATACTCAGCAATGAAGTCACCTGGACCGAAGGCCTGTATCACCTGCTGGAGCTCCGCCCCGGCAGCCGGATAACGCCTGAACAGGCCATGTTCTACTGCCAGGAAAGCCAGAGCCGGATTCGCGCCTCGATCCGTCGCTGTATCCGCACAGGGCAGCCATTCTCCATTCCGGTAGCGCTGGCAACCGCACGCCAGAATATACGCCGGGTCCGGCTGACTGGGCGGGCCCTGAAATCCGGTGACCGGGTCAAATCCGTGGGTGGCACAATGGTGGACCGCACTCATGAATACCACCGCGTGCTTGACCGCGAACAGGCCGACAGGCTGCTGAACGCCACCATAAGCGCCACCGACGACCTGGTTCTGGCGGTGGACCGGGACCTCAACTTCCTGCGCTTCAACCAACCGTTTGGCCACAAGTTCCAACAGATCTTCAATAAAACGCCCAAACCCGGCGACAACCTCAGCACGCTGCTTGCGGATTTTCCCAACGAAAGACGACTGAGTGAACGCTTGTGGCGCCGTGCCTTCGAGCGCGACGGCTACGTGGTGGAATTGCCCCTGTCGGCGAACAATGAGCGGCTACCCCTGTATGAGATTCACTACCAGCGCCTGGAAAATGGCAACGGTGAAGTCACCGGTGCCGTTCAGGTAGCCCGCGATATCAGCGACCGCGTGCAGCACGCAACCTCCGGCGAGCATCACCTCGAGCATGATCCCACTACCGGCCTGATGAACCGCAAAGCGTTTTTGTGTCGGCTCAAACGATCATTACAACAAAAGGCCCGCCGTGACGGCGCGGACAGCCTGCTGTATCTGGACCTGGACAGCTTTGAAAACTTCAACGAAATGGCTGGCCAGGGCGTTGGCGACCGTTACCTGCGGGAGCTGGCCAGCAACCTGGGGGTAAAAGTGCGACAGCGGGATGCGCTGGCGCGACTGTCTGGCAACACCTTCGCACTGCTGATCGAGAACTGCCCGGACGCGCGAGCCCGCAAGATTGCCGATGATATTCTGGAAATGATCCGCAACTTCGTTTTCAGCTGGCAGGGCAGCCAACTTCAGACCACCGCCAGCGGCGGCCTTCTCTTCATGGGCGGCAGCACCCCGTCTGACCCGGAGCAGTTGCTGACCCAGGCGGCGGATCTCTGCCACACCGCCAAGACCTCCGGCCGCAACCGGATTCATGCCGCCCCTGCGCTTCAGCAGGACATGGACGAGGGCACAACCAACCGTCTGGTTGAGCGGATCCAGAAAGCGCTGGAGCAGAACGGGCTGATTCTGGAGTACCAGGCCATGAGACCCGTTGCCAGCGTTACCTGGGGCGACCACATCGAAATTCTGGCGCGCATTCCTGGCGATGGTGAACCTGCTCTTCAGCCCCACCAGTTTCTGCCTGTTGCGGAGCGCTTTGACCTGTCAAAACGGCTGGACCGCCAGGTAATCCGCGAAACTCTGGCCTGGCTGGGACGACAGCGCTTGCTGGAACCCAGACTCAAGTACTGCGGCTTTAACCTGTCACTGGCCAGCGTACTGGACGACCGATTCGCGGATTTCATGGCGGAGGTGCTGAAAGGCTCGCCCTATGCTCCGGAGGTATTCTGCCTGGAAATTCGCGAAGACCACGCCACCCAGTACCCGGATGAGGTGGCCGTGCTGTGCGACACCCTGCATTCGGTAGGCTGCCGGGTGGCGCTGGAAGGCGCTGGCGCCTCGGTGGAAAGCTATCGGCTTGCAGCCAGGCTGCCGGTGGACATCATCAAGCTGGACCACAAGATCATGGAGCATCTGAACGATGACCCGGTGCAGCAGGTAATGGTGGAAGCCCTGCACAAGATTGCGGAGGCCGCCGGTAAAGCGACCGTCGCCACCTTTATTGAGGACGACGACACGCTCAGAAAGGTCAGAACCCTGGGCGTTCATTACGGCCAGGGCTTCCGCCTTTCCCGACCCAGACCGCTGGAAGAGCTGAAGCCGGCTGAAGTCGCGCTTACCACCGGCAAGATCGGCGGCTGA